TTTCCTCGCCTGTATCAGCATTGAGACACTTAAAGATGGTGTTTGAGAAACCGTAGATGTGACCTTCATGAAGTACGGTTGTGGAAAAGCCATTAATCATCGTATGGCTTCGCCACACCTCTTCGACGCGTATATCCTCATCTGTCCCGGCAATCCGTAGGACAACCCCGGCATCACCACTACGAGAGGAGATAAAAACCTTATCAGGTGAGATGAACACCGGTGTTACACGATTATCGCTATTTCGTCCACCATACCACGGATAACGCCAATACACGCTTCCATCTTCAGGTGAAACAGCGAGAAGCTCATCCCGCGCGAAAAAGAGTGCCTGCCGGACGCCGTTGACGGTCACAAGAATTGGGGAGGAATAGCTGGAAGGAGAAGTCGCCATCCCCCAAATACGCTCCCCGGTCTCTTTGTTAAAAGCAACAATGGTGTTGTCGCTCGTGCCGCCGACCTCAATGAGCAGACGGTTATCCTCAATAATCGGTGATGTCGAGAAGCCCCAGCGCGGCATCGAACTCGAAAATGCTTTTGTGAAATCATGGTCCCAGAGTTCTTTTCCTGTGTTTGCGTTGAGTGCAACGAGCCGACCAAAAGCACTCAAGATGTAAACCGTATCGCCATCAATCGTCGGTGTGGAGCGCGGGCCGTTTCCACCCTGGCGTTCTGCGTAAAACCAATCGTCAAGATACCGCCAGAGTTCCTTCCCTGTCTCAGCATCGAGACACACAACGAC
This genomic interval from Candidatus Poribacteria bacterium contains the following:
- a CDS encoding PQQ-like beta-propeller repeat protein, which codes for MIRRFNRSANIFFYITIVLMGSSIVGAEEHESITQAEWHQWRGANRDGVSLETGILKAWPEAGPKELWRLPLGEGFSGISVANGRAYTMFAKGEDEVVVCLDAETGKELWRYLDDWFYAERQGGNGPRSTPTIDGDTVYILSAFGRLVALNANTGKELWDHDFTKAFSSSMPRWGFSTSPIIEDNRLLIEVGGTSDNTIVAFNKETGERIWGMATSPSSYSSPILVTVNGVRQALFFARDELLAVSPEDGSVYWRYPWYGGRNSDNRVTPVFISPDKVFISSRSGDAGVVLRIAGTDEDIRVEEVWRSHTMINGFSTTVLHEGHIYGFSNTIFKCLNADTGEEKWKTRGFGQGTVIYADHHLIVLGEHGNLALIETTPEAYREVAQAQVLSGRCWTAPTLSGGKLYLRNHQEIVCLNLRDPGE